The proteins below are encoded in one region of Syntrophotalea carbinolica DSM 2380:
- a CDS encoding methyl-accepting chemotaxis protein, with the protein MKIQGKIIAMGVTLVVLTTAAIVGITHLQEKRIGQSVTNVIENQARQETAKVARNIHLMCEVMRESVTETVLHNLKVTEALMHREGDISFASEKVRWVAVNQFTKETKSLLLPKMLLGNQWFGQNRDAEYPTPLVDEVERLAGGTTSVFQRMNEQGDMLRIATNVLQNNGMRAIGTYIPAENPDGTPNEVITAVMRGETFLGRAFVVNAWYITAYQPIWDKGHKEVIGVLYYGAKQENVASLRQGVKAMQVGQTGEVFILGGKNKNRGIVQISRQSKLEGTSLWDFQDSRNGRFFIRSLVDKALALHTESETDIPVAFERFEFQHKGEKAPRLRTAAVTYFEPSDWVIVAIFNEDDLQAAQDSVKAGLFAIIRSTMTVAALVLVVAVIVGLIMARSISKPLKQTLDMILDLEEGNLDQRLNFSRSDEIGEIAGAVDHFADNLQEEIHTAFDKLAHGDFTFKAKGLIAKPLARANIALNELVQEIQDIANQVASCAADVSSEITIPLPDGQSEPNGHDLMDGMAQTVAEMNASAEDISKIIKIVDEIAFQTNLLTLNSAMVATRDGQQSKGFAAVAEEVRTLAARSARAAKETADLIESTGDSNGSELADHTAQTLRKIVAGIGKITDLASEIAVASREKSLGITLYPPTQPEDNDATEHLPATQESTDSAKTLAEQAQRLKQLLGNFKVMQKNNLAAWTELRAQAITRKAQKQSRRSPKPSETAQDEET; encoded by the coding sequence ATGAAGATCCAGGGCAAAATCATTGCCATGGGGGTTACTCTGGTAGTGCTCACGACAGCGGCTATCGTCGGCATTACCCACCTCCAGGAAAAACGCATCGGTCAGAGCGTCACCAACGTCATAGAAAACCAGGCCCGCCAGGAAACCGCCAAAGTAGCGCGTAATATCCATCTGATGTGCGAGGTGATGCGCGAATCGGTGACCGAGACGGTTCTGCACAATCTCAAAGTCACCGAGGCCCTTATGCATCGGGAGGGCGACATCTCCTTCGCTTCCGAAAAGGTGCGATGGGTGGCGGTCAACCAATTTACCAAAGAAACAAAATCCCTTCTTTTGCCTAAAATGCTTCTCGGCAATCAGTGGTTCGGACAGAACCGCGATGCCGAATATCCCACGCCCCTGGTCGATGAGGTCGAACGCCTGGCCGGGGGGACCACCAGTGTTTTTCAGCGCATGAATGAACAGGGAGATATGCTGCGCATTGCCACCAATGTTCTGCAAAACAACGGCATGCGGGCCATCGGCACCTATATCCCCGCCGAAAACCCGGACGGTACCCCCAACGAGGTCATTACGGCGGTCATGCGCGGCGAGACCTTTCTGGGCCGCGCTTTTGTCGTCAATGCCTGGTACATAACCGCTTATCAGCCAATTTGGGACAAGGGCCACAAGGAAGTCATCGGAGTTCTTTATTATGGCGCCAAGCAGGAGAATGTCGCCAGTTTGCGACAAGGCGTAAAAGCCATGCAGGTTGGCCAGACGGGTGAAGTTTTTATCCTCGGCGGCAAGAACAAAAATCGCGGCATCGTTCAGATCAGCCGCCAAAGCAAACTGGAAGGCACCAGTTTATGGGATTTTCAGGATAGCCGGAACGGTCGTTTCTTCATCCGCAGCCTGGTGGACAAGGCGCTGGCGCTGCATACCGAATCCGAAACCGATATTCCTGTCGCGTTTGAACGGTTTGAGTTTCAGCACAAAGGGGAAAAAGCGCCCCGCCTGCGTACCGCGGCGGTGACCTATTTCGAACCTTCGGACTGGGTGATTGTCGCCATTTTCAACGAAGACGATCTGCAGGCGGCCCAGGATTCGGTCAAGGCCGGGCTGTTTGCCATTATCCGTTCCACGATGACCGTAGCGGCCCTGGTGCTCGTGGTGGCCGTTATCGTGGGATTGATCATGGCCCGCAGCATCAGTAAGCCACTGAAACAAACCCTCGACATGATCCTCGATTTGGAGGAAGGCAATCTGGACCAGCGGTTGAATTTCTCCCGCTCCGACGAGATCGGTGAAATCGCCGGAGCCGTGGACCATTTTGCCGACAACCTGCAGGAAGAAATCCATACGGCTTTCGATAAGCTGGCGCATGGCGATTTCACCTTCAAAGCCAAAGGCCTCATCGCCAAGCCGCTGGCCCGGGCCAACATCGCGCTGAATGAACTGGTGCAGGAAATCCAGGATATTGCCAACCAGGTTGCCAGTTGCGCCGCCGATGTTTCGTCGGAAATAACCATACCGCTCCCCGACGGACAGTCTGAACCCAACGGGCATGATCTTATGGACGGCATGGCACAGACCGTCGCGGAGATGAACGCCTCGGCGGAGGATATATCCAAAATCATCAAGATCGTGGATGAAATCGCCTTCCAGACCAACCTGCTTACCCTTAACTCCGCGATGGTGGCAACCCGCGACGGCCAGCAGAGCAAGGGCTTTGCGGCAGTGGCCGAAGAAGTGCGGACCCTGGCCGCCCGCAGTGCCCGCGCCGCCAAAGAGACGGCAGATCTGATTGAGAGCACCGGCGACAGCAACGGCAGCGAGCTGGCCGACCATACCGCCCAGACACTACGAAAGATCGTTGCCGGCATCGGAAAGATCACCGACCTTGCATCGGAAATCGCCGTCGCCAGCCGGGAAAAATCCCTCGGCATCACCCTGTATCCGCCAACGCAGCCAGAGGACAATGATGCCACCGAGCATCTACCCGCCACGCAGGAAAGCACCGACTCGGCAAAGACCCTGGCGGAACAGGCGCAGAGATTGAAACAGTTGCTCGGCAATTTCAAGGTTATGCAGAAAAACAACCTTGCGGCCTGGACGGAACTGCGCGCCCAGGCCATAACCCGCAAGGCGCAGAAACAATCACGACGCTCCCCCAAGCCGTCGGAAACGGCGCAGGATGAGGAAACCTGA
- a CDS encoding MFS transporter — MVCFSSQLYSRAFWAMSLANFSTAASFGVFFLFPLFIEARGGSEADIGIIMGVFGLAATLCRPWVSGLVDRIGRRRSFTVGSLMMVGLPVGYMLLSGPLAGFYPGLMLLRILHGVGMALCFTAAFTFVADIVPPERLNEGIGIFGISGLVGMAVGPALAEFALHRYGFFAMFVVASLLAGVGLVAHLPLSEPVIERQARDVDTSFLDVLKRPKITTVALLAILFGLGQASTGNFVAPLAAARQVVHVSLFFVAYSVAAALVRIGGGRLADRVGELRVIPYALVITGGGLLALSVAYQAWSLTLAGAVTGCGHGLLFPSLNSLAVRDEPGGIRGKITGIYTGALDGGNFCGSILLGYIGEWLGLQILFMVAGLALFSGLVVLPWGLRRQAP, encoded by the coding sequence ATGGTTTGTTTTTCGTCACAATTGTACAGCCGGGCCTTCTGGGCCATGTCGCTGGCCAACTTTTCCACTGCGGCCAGTTTCGGCGTGTTTTTTTTGTTTCCTCTTTTTATCGAAGCGCGTGGCGGATCCGAAGCCGATATCGGTATCATTATGGGGGTATTCGGGCTGGCGGCGACCCTCTGTCGTCCCTGGGTTTCCGGATTGGTCGATCGCATCGGCCGGCGACGCAGCTTTACCGTCGGTTCCCTGATGATGGTCGGTCTGCCCGTCGGATATATGTTGTTGTCCGGCCCGTTGGCCGGATTCTATCCGGGGTTGATGTTGTTGCGGATTCTGCATGGGGTGGGCATGGCCTTGTGCTTTACCGCGGCGTTCACTTTTGTTGCCGATATCGTGCCGCCGGAACGTCTCAACGAAGGGATCGGGATCTTTGGCATATCCGGACTGGTCGGCATGGCGGTCGGTCCGGCCCTGGCCGAGTTCGCGCTTCACCGTTACGGTTTTTTCGCCATGTTTGTGGTCGCTTCGCTGCTTGCCGGCGTCGGGCTGGTGGCCCACCTGCCACTGTCCGAGCCTGTGATCGAACGGCAAGCCCGTGACGTGGACACCTCGTTCTTAGACGTTCTCAAACGCCCTAAAATCACGACCGTGGCCTTGCTGGCCATACTGTTCGGTCTGGGACAGGCGAGCACCGGAAACTTTGTGGCACCGTTGGCCGCAGCACGCCAGGTGGTACATGTCTCGCTGTTTTTTGTCGCGTATTCGGTGGCGGCCGCACTGGTGCGGATCGGTGGGGGGCGTTTGGCTGATCGGGTGGGGGAGTTGCGGGTTATCCCCTACGCCCTGGTCATTACCGGAGGGGGATTGCTGGCTCTCAGCGTGGCTTACCAGGCCTGGTCCCTGACTCTGGCCGGCGCCGTGACCGGTTGCGGGCATGGGTTGTTGTTCCCCTCCCTGAATTCCCTGGCGGTACGCGATGAACCGGGCGGTATACGCGGCAAAATTACCGGGATTTACACCGGCGCTTTGGATGGCGGCAACTTTTGCGGCTCCATTTTGCTCGGTTATATCGGTGAATGGCTGGGGCTGCAGATATTGTTCATGGTTGCCGGACTGGCGCTTTTCAGCGGTTTGGTCGTGCTGCCCTGGGGACTACGTCGTCAAGCGCCATGA
- a CDS encoding mechanosensitive ion channel family protein, with protein MNQIKPWLTVYGLNLLGAVLILAIGLWLSKLISKLVRRLMKARALDPTLIAFCGNLIYASLVTFVIIAALSKLGVQTASLIAVLGAAGLAVGLSLQSSLSNFAAGIMMIVLRPFKAGDFIEGGGIAGTVELIHIFSTRLKTPDNRTVIVPNAKLLGDNIINYTERGTRRMDLVIGVSYEDDIRQVKQTLLDIIAEDKRFLTDPAPVVALHEFADSSLNFVMRPWISVKNYWPTYFDTMEKIKLRFDEAGICIPFPQRDVHLVPAPENAD; from the coding sequence ATGAACCAGATTAAACCATGGCTGACCGTCTATGGACTCAACCTGTTGGGTGCTGTCCTGATCCTGGCCATCGGACTGTGGCTCAGCAAACTGATTTCAAAACTGGTACGCAGGCTGATGAAAGCCCGCGCCCTCGATCCGACCCTGATCGCCTTCTGCGGCAATCTGATCTACGCGTCCCTGGTGACGTTTGTCATCATCGCCGCCTTGAGCAAGCTGGGCGTGCAAACCGCCTCGCTGATCGCCGTATTGGGTGCCGCCGGTCTGGCCGTCGGCTTGTCTTTGCAGAGTTCGCTGTCCAATTTCGCCGCCGGCATCATGATGATCGTCCTGCGGCCCTTCAAGGCCGGCGATTTCATCGAAGGCGGCGGTATAGCCGGCACCGTGGAACTGATCCACATCTTCAGCACACGACTGAAAACGCCCGATAACCGCACCGTCATCGTTCCCAATGCCAAGTTGCTCGGCGACAATATCATTAACTATACCGAACGGGGCACGCGGCGCATGGATCTGGTCATCGGCGTCAGCTACGAAGACGACATCCGGCAGGTCAAACAGACCCTGCTGGATATCATCGCCGAGGACAAACGCTTCCTGACCGACCCGGCGCCGGTGGTCGCCTTGCACGAATTCGCCGACAGCAGTCTCAACTTTGTCATGCGGCCCTGGATCAGCGTGAAAAACTACTGGCCGACCTATTTCGACACCATGGAAAAGATCAAGCTGCGTTTCGATGAAGCCGGCATCTGCATCCCCTTTCCGCAGCGGGACGTGCATCTCGTCCCGGCACCGGAAAATGCCGACTGA
- the hrpB gene encoding ATP-dependent helicase HrpB has product MISNYGKFPIDSILGDVALALRSNQAAVLQAEPGAGKTTRVPLALLDEPWLAGQRILMLEPRRLAATNAARYMAGCLGEQVGATVGYAIRFDRRTSAATRLEVVTEGILTRRLQADPTLEGVGLVIFDEFHERNLNSDLALALCRDAQLGLREDLKLLVMSATLDGEPVARLLGDAPLLRCPGRCHPVEVTYLPREPQGPLAEVVARAVRRAARETEGDMLVFLPGAGEILRCRDLLLREPVVDDPQINVLYGDLPFAEQERALRPGPRRKVVLATNIAETSLTIEGVRVVIDSGFMRQSRFDAGSGLPRLVSVRITAANADQRAGRAGRLGPGRCYRLWTEATHGGLLPFAAPEIRSADLTLLALELARWGVPDAMSLCWLDAPPAGALSAARALLRQLGALDARQRLTRLGQAMAELPAHPRIAALLVAGRGNPLAPWACDLAALLEERDLLRGNRRASHATDSDLLERLDILQAWRTKASLPEGVDASACRTVDRAARAWRRRSRLEQGAQTAMPDADSIGGLLLAAYPDRLARQREVGSKRYVLANGQGGCLSPRSGLRGTEYLVAVHVSGGRTGDAFIHQASSVGLASIESFYAERLGWQRRVFWDAAQQRIVAREERSLGALLLASRPVEASGDEMHQALLEGIRQLGLDALPWEDEARQLQYRVAVMAEAYAEQSWPDLSDDALRESLAEWLSPFVAGMRRAADLKRLDLVEVLRSRLDWSHLRLLDTEVPTHLAVPSGHRVRLTYQQNGPPILAVKLQELFGLADTPSVAGGRVAVQLHLLSPARRPLAVTQDLRHFWDHVYPEVRREMAGRYPKHPWPDDPWRAIPTRSTKRKKP; this is encoded by the coding sequence ATGATTTCGAATTACGGAAAATTCCCCATCGATAGTATCCTTGGCGATGTTGCGCTGGCTTTGCGATCGAACCAGGCCGCCGTCTTGCAGGCCGAACCGGGGGCCGGCAAAACCACACGTGTTCCTCTGGCATTGTTGGATGAGCCCTGGTTGGCCGGCCAGCGTATTCTCATGCTCGAACCGCGTCGGCTGGCAGCGACCAATGCCGCGCGTTATATGGCCGGTTGCCTGGGGGAACAGGTCGGCGCGACCGTCGGTTATGCCATTCGCTTTGATCGACGAACTTCGGCGGCGACCCGTCTGGAGGTGGTCACCGAAGGCATCCTGACCCGGCGCTTGCAGGCCGATCCGACTCTTGAGGGGGTCGGTCTGGTGATTTTTGACGAGTTTCACGAACGCAATCTGAATTCCGACCTGGCCCTGGCCCTGTGCCGGGATGCGCAGCTGGGGTTGCGCGAAGATCTCAAGCTGCTGGTCATGTCGGCCACTCTTGATGGCGAACCGGTGGCGCGTCTGTTGGGGGATGCACCGTTGCTGCGCTGTCCCGGTCGCTGCCATCCTGTGGAGGTGACCTACCTGCCCCGAGAACCTCAAGGGCCGCTGGCCGAAGTGGTCGCACGGGCCGTGCGGCGGGCGGCTCGCGAAACCGAAGGCGATATGCTGGTGTTTTTGCCCGGTGCCGGGGAAATCCTTCGCTGCCGCGATCTGCTGTTGCGGGAACCGGTTGTCGACGATCCGCAGATCAACGTTTTGTATGGCGATTTGCCTTTTGCGGAGCAGGAACGCGCTTTGCGCCCCGGGCCACGGCGCAAGGTGGTGTTGGCGACCAATATTGCCGAAACCAGTCTGACCATCGAGGGGGTGCGGGTGGTTATCGACAGCGGTTTTATGCGACAGTCCCGATTCGATGCAGGCTCCGGTCTGCCGCGCCTGGTTTCGGTGCGGATTACCGCCGCCAATGCCGATCAGCGCGCCGGGCGCGCCGGGCGTCTGGGGCCCGGTCGCTGTTATCGACTCTGGACCGAAGCTACCCATGGCGGTTTGCTGCCTTTTGCCGCACCGGAAATACGCAGCGCCGACCTGACCCTCCTGGCTCTTGAACTGGCCCGCTGGGGGGTGCCGGATGCCATGTCTCTGTGCTGGCTCGATGCGCCGCCCGCCGGTGCTTTGAGCGCAGCGCGGGCATTGCTCCGGCAGTTGGGGGCTCTGGACGCCCGGCAGCGCCTGACCCGTTTGGGGCAGGCGATGGCCGAGCTGCCGGCTCATCCCCGCATCGCCGCTCTTCTGGTGGCCGGTCGTGGCAACCCCCTGGCACCGTGGGCCTGCGATCTGGCGGCTTTGCTGGAAGAGCGGGATCTGTTACGGGGCAACCGCCGCGCATCCCATGCCACGGACAGCGATCTGCTGGAACGTCTCGATATTTTGCAGGCCTGGCGAACCAAAGCGTCCTTGCCCGAGGGGGTGGATGCCTCCGCCTGTCGAACCGTGGATCGCGCGGCGCGTGCCTGGCGGCGACGTTCGCGTCTGGAGCAAGGGGCACAGACAGCCATGCCCGATGCCGACTCCATCGGTGGACTGTTGCTGGCCGCTTATCCCGACCGGCTGGCACGGCAGCGCGAGGTCGGGTCAAAACGCTATGTGCTGGCCAATGGTCAGGGAGGCTGCCTGTCGCCGCGCAGCGGCTTGCGCGGGACGGAATATCTGGTTGCGGTACATGTCAGCGGGGGGCGCACCGGGGATGCCTTTATTCACCAGGCCAGTTCCGTGGGCCTTGCCTCGATCGAGTCGTTCTATGCTGAGCGTCTTGGCTGGCAGCGCCGGGTTTTCTGGGATGCCGCCCAGCAGCGTATCGTGGCCCGGGAGGAGCGTAGCCTCGGAGCCTTGTTGCTGGCCAGCCGGCCGGTTGAAGCGAGCGGCGATGAAATGCACCAGGCCCTGCTGGAAGGTATCCGCCAGCTTGGCCTGGATGCCCTGCCCTGGGAGGACGAAGCGCGCCAGTTGCAGTATCGCGTAGCTGTGATGGCGGAGGCTTACGCTGAGCAGTCATGGCCGGATCTGTCCGATGACGCCTTGCGGGAAAGCCTTGCGGAATGGTTGTCGCCCTTTGTGGCGGGCATGCGCCGCGCGGCCGATCTGAAGCGCCTCGATCTGGTGGAGGTGTTGCGCAGTCGCCTTGACTGGTCGCACCTCCGTCTCCTGGATACGGAGGTGCCAACCCATCTCGCTGTCCCCAGCGGTCATCGGGTGCGATTGACTTACCAGCAAAACGGGCCACCGATACTGGCGGTTAAACTGCAGGAACTCTTCGGCCTGGCCGATACGCCCAGCGTGGCCGGCGGGAGGGTCGCCGTGCAGTTGCACCTGTTGTCTCCCGCGCGCAGGCCCCTTGCCGTAACCCAGGACCTGCGCCATTTCTGGGACCATGTGTATCCCGAGGTGCGCCGGGAAATGGCCGGGCGTTATCCCAAACATCCCTGGCCCGACGATCCATGGCGGGCGATCCCGACACGCTCCACAAAACGAAAAAAGCCCTGA